A region from the Aegilops tauschii subsp. strangulata cultivar AL8/78 chromosome 5, Aet v6.0, whole genome shotgun sequence genome encodes:
- the LOC141023077 gene encoding uncharacterized protein, protein MDCNTLSWNIRGLNNPARRTVVVDFVRNHNCRLVCLQETKLDSINNAIIAETLGSRFIDNFSYLPAVGRRGGILIAGSSDHLKITPLANLTGLYSLTIMVTDLDSNSSWTVTGVYGPQSDEDKRNFLLEMRQLQTVTSPEWLILGDFNLISRADEKSNSNINLRMIRSFRAVIDDLGLKELPLTGRRFTWSNERLNCTLTKIDKALFSAEWEAKFPDFQMIAGSSEISDHCPLILKKISNKRFTGFRFEAWWPMTDGFADIVSQS, encoded by the coding sequence ATGGATTGCAACACACTGAGCTGGAACATCAGGGGGCTAAACAACCCCGCAAGAAGAACAGTTGTTGTAGATTTCGTCAGGAACCATAACTGTAGACTAGTCTGCCTCCAGGAGACTAAATTGGATTCGATAAATAATGCCATCATTGCTGAAACATTGGGATCAAGATTCATTGACAATTTCTCTTACCTTCCTGCTGTTGGTAGACGAGGTGGAATCCTTATTGCTGGATCCTCTGATCACCTGAAGATCACCCCTCTGGCTAATCTCACGGGTCTCTACTCTCTCACCATAATGGTCACTGATCTGGACAGCAACTCCTCTTGGACAGTAACCGGTGTATATGGCCCTCAGTCTGACGAAGATAAGCGCAATTTTTTGCTGGAGATGCGCCAGCTGCAGACTGTAACTTCACCCGAATGGCTCATTCTCGGTGATTTCAACCTAATCAGCCGAGCTGACGAAAAGAGCAATTCTAACATCAATCTTCGGATGATAAGGAGTTTCAGGGCTGTTATTGATGATTTGGGCCTCAAGGAGCTCCCACTCACTGGGCGCCGTTTCACTTGGTCCAATGAAAGATTAAACTGCACTCTGACGAAGATCGACAAGGCCCTCTTTTCTGCTgagtgggaagcaaaattccctgACTTTCAAATGATCGCGGGGTCTTCAGAAATCTCTGATCACTGCCCCCTCATTCTCAAGAAGATTTCCAATAAGAGGTTCACTGGATTTAGGTTCGAAGCTTGGTGGCCTATGACTGATGGATTCGCTGACATTGTCTCCCAATCTTAG